One part of the Rothia sp. ZJ932 genome encodes these proteins:
- a CDS encoding DNA-3-methyladenine glycosylase I, whose translation MTEELVRPDWARTDELLRHYYDTEWGVPVTDERGVYERLCLEGFQAGLSWRTVLAKREAFREVFAGFVPEVVATFTEDDVERIAADARVIRHRGKIRAAISNAQVTLDLRERAGADASVQGFEIPRVSGDPLVIELGLPALVWSFKPEVTPIPRVLADIPTQDAHSATLAKALKKEGMKFIGPTSAYALMEAIGVIDTHLVDSHRRGISRLYAE comes from the coding sequence ATGACTGAGGAACTTGTGCGGCCTGACTGGGCGCGCACTGATGAGCTGCTGCGCCATTATTACGATACCGAGTGGGGTGTACCCGTTACCGATGAGCGCGGCGTCTACGAGCGCCTGTGCTTGGAGGGATTTCAGGCGGGGCTTTCCTGGCGCACGGTTCTTGCCAAGCGTGAGGCTTTCCGGGAGGTCTTTGCCGGCTTTGTTCCCGAGGTAGTTGCAACCTTTACCGAGGACGATGTTGAGCGTATCGCCGCTGATGCACGCGTTATTAGGCACCGGGGTAAGATTCGGGCAGCTATTTCTAATGCGCAAGTAACCCTTGACCTACGCGAGCGCGCTGGCGCTGATGCGAGCGTGCAGGGGTTTGAGATTCCGCGAGTGAGCGGCGACCCGCTGGTGATTGAGCTGGGTTTGCCCGCTCTGGTGTGGTCTTTCAAGCCCGAAGTCACGCCGATTCCGCGCGTCCTTGCCGATATTCCTACTCAGGACGCACATTCGGCAACACTGGCGAAAGCGTTGAAGAAAGAGGGCATGAAGTTCATTGGCCCCACCAGTGCTTATGCGCTCATGGAGGCTATCGGGGTTATCGACACCCACCTGGTTGATTCTCACCGGCGAGGTATCTCAAGGCTTTATGCAGAGTGA
- a CDS encoding MIP/aquaporin family protein, translating to MSLSASTLVAEGATALKTAEGTATTLGVFSSEVLGTAVLILLGAGVCAAVTLPKSAAKNTDWLTIGFGWAMAVFAAVYVSAPSGAHLNPAVTVGLFVAGNDFAPGIAPTVPNMFVYFAGEFLGAFVGAWLAYLAFKKHFDEAEPNTTRGVFSTAPAIRSYGWNLVTEAIGTFVLVGFVVASGLTPSGLGPLGVALIVLAIGLSLGTPTGYAINPARDLAPRIAHALMPIKGKGSSDWAYAWVPVVGPIIGATAAALIIPTMLGI from the coding sequence ATGAGCTTGTCAGCATCAACGCTGGTTGCCGAAGGCGCAACCGCCCTCAAAACAGCAGAGGGCACAGCAACCACCCTGGGAGTTTTCTCTTCAGAGGTGCTAGGAACCGCCGTTCTCATTCTCTTGGGTGCCGGTGTTTGTGCCGCAGTCACCCTGCCCAAATCGGCAGCCAAAAATACCGATTGGCTAACCATCGGCTTCGGTTGGGCGATGGCAGTGTTCGCCGCTGTCTATGTATCAGCTCCTTCGGGTGCCCACCTCAACCCCGCAGTTACCGTTGGCCTTTTTGTAGCAGGTAATGACTTCGCCCCCGGTATCGCCCCCACCGTGCCTAACATGTTTGTTTACTTTGCCGGTGAGTTCTTGGGTGCTTTCGTTGGTGCCTGGCTTGCCTACTTGGCTTTCAAGAAACACTTTGATGAAGCAGAACCCAATACCACCCGCGGTGTCTTCTCAACCGCACCGGCAATCCGCTCCTACGGGTGGAACCTCGTCACCGAAGCTATTGGCACCTTCGTTCTGGTCGGCTTCGTGGTCGCATCAGGTCTCACTCCTTCAGGTCTTGGTCCACTCGGCGTAGCGCTGATCGTTTTGGCAATCGGTCTTTCATTGGGCACCCCCACCGGTTACGCCATCAACCCGGCACGTGACCTAGCACCTCGCATCGCCCATGCCCTCATGCCTATCAAGGGTAAGGGCTCCTCAGACTGGGCATACGCCTGGGTGCCAGTAGTTGGCCCTATCATAGGCGCTACTGCCGCAGCACTGATTATTCCCACCATGCTGGGCATCTAA
- the glpK gene encoding glycerol kinase GlpK, whose amino-acid sequence MSEKTLPERKKYILSIDQGTTSSRAILFNKQGEIVSVGQHEHEQIFPKAGWVEHDPAEIWTNIRKSVGEALTKAEVNHHEIAAVGITNQRETAVVWDKNTGEPIYNAIVWQDTRTQKICEELGGEEGPSKYHDIVGLNLATYFSGPKIKWILDNVEGAREKAEAGDLLFGNTDTWVVWNLTGGVDGGVHVTDVTNASRTMLMNIRTLEWDENIAKDMGIPMSMLPEIKSSSEIYGYGRPKGLLNGTPIAGILGDQQAATFGQACFEKGMAKNTYGTGNFMLMNTGEEPVISENGLLTTVAYKIGENKPVYALEGSVAVSGSLIQWLRDNLKMINDASESEALATSVEDSGGCYIVPAFSGLFAPHWRPDARGVIVGLTRYVNRAHIVRAALEATAWQTREVLDAMNADSGVELSELRVDGGMTANEFLMQFQADILGVPVIRPKVIETTALGAAYAAGIAVGFWEGEQDVTANWSEDKRWEPSMDRGDVERQYRTWKKAVSKTLGWVDEDVDSE is encoded by the coding sequence ATGAGTGAAAAAACCCTCCCCGAACGCAAGAAGTACATCCTCTCAATTGACCAGGGCACCACGTCCTCCCGTGCCATTCTCTTCAATAAGCAGGGAGAAATCGTCTCGGTCGGTCAGCACGAACACGAACAGATTTTCCCGAAAGCGGGCTGGGTAGAACATGACCCCGCAGAGATCTGGACCAACATCCGCAAATCTGTCGGTGAAGCACTCACCAAGGCTGAGGTCAACCACCACGAAATCGCTGCCGTCGGTATCACTAACCAGCGCGAAACCGCTGTGGTGTGGGATAAGAACACCGGCGAACCCATCTACAACGCCATCGTTTGGCAAGATACCCGCACCCAAAAAATTTGCGAGGAGCTCGGTGGCGAAGAAGGCCCCAGCAAATACCATGACATTGTGGGGCTCAACCTTGCCACCTATTTCTCCGGCCCCAAAATCAAGTGGATTCTCGATAACGTAGAAGGCGCCCGCGAAAAAGCTGAAGCAGGCGATCTGCTCTTCGGCAACACCGACACCTGGGTTGTTTGGAACCTCACCGGCGGTGTGGACGGCGGCGTTCACGTCACCGACGTTACCAATGCTTCACGTACCATGCTGATGAACATCCGCACCCTGGAATGGGACGAAAACATCGCCAAGGACATGGGCATCCCCATGAGCATGCTGCCCGAGATTAAGTCCTCCTCTGAAATCTACGGCTACGGTCGCCCCAAGGGTCTACTCAATGGCACCCCCATCGCCGGTATTCTTGGTGACCAGCAGGCAGCGACCTTCGGTCAGGCGTGCTTTGAAAAAGGCATGGCAAAGAACACCTACGGCACCGGTAACTTCATGCTGATGAACACCGGCGAAGAACCCGTCATCTCTGAGAACGGTTTGCTCACCACCGTCGCCTACAAGATTGGCGAGAATAAGCCCGTCTACGCCCTTGAGGGTTCAGTGGCGGTTTCAGGTTCACTCATTCAGTGGTTGCGCGACAATCTCAAGATGATTAATGACGCCTCAGAGTCAGAAGCGCTGGCAACCTCCGTTGAAGATTCGGGTGGCTGCTACATCGTTCCTGCCTTCTCTGGTCTTTTTGCTCCCCACTGGCGTCCGGATGCACGCGGCGTCATCGTTGGTCTGACCCGCTACGTCAATCGCGCCCACATTGTGCGAGCAGCGCTGGAAGCAACCGCTTGGCAGACCCGCGAAGTGCTCGATGCGATGAACGCTGATTCCGGTGTTGAGCTTTCTGAGCTGCGCGTGGACGGTGGTATGACCGCTAATGAGTTCCTCATGCAGTTCCAGGCTGACATTCTGGGTGTGCCCGTTATTCGCCCCAAGGTCATTGAGACCACCGCCCTCGGTGCTGCCTACGCAGCCGGCATCGCTGTTGGTTTCTGGGAGGGTGAACAGGACGTCACCGCCAACTGGTCAGAGGATAAGCGCTGGGAGCCTTCCATGGATCGGGGCGACGTCGAACGCCAGTACCGTACCTGGAAGAAGGCAGTCTCTAAGACCCTGGGTTGGGTTGATGAGGACGTAGATTCCGAGTAA
- a CDS encoding methylated-DNA--[protein]-cysteine S-methyltransferase, with protein sequence MQDSSSIPSATSAENDRQVSERVHHTLVETPLGQMHLAAREDALIGAWFTGQAHFPAKHHLGEKVEPSRHPILEQAARELEEYFAKERKSFEVPLAPDGTDFQLAVWDSLKDIPFGYTTTYGAISKIVGPGAPAQAVGQAVGHNKVSIFIPCHRVLSADGKLTGYAGGVERKQYLLDLEAPSAAEEGRLF encoded by the coding sequence ATGCAAGATTCTTCATCAATACCCTCAGCAACCTCAGCCGAGAATGACCGGCAGGTGAGTGAGCGCGTCCACCATACACTGGTAGAAACCCCGCTGGGTCAGATGCATCTTGCTGCTCGTGAGGACGCTTTGATTGGGGCATGGTTTACGGGGCAGGCGCATTTTCCGGCAAAACACCACCTGGGTGAGAAAGTTGAGCCCAGCCGCCACCCCATTTTGGAGCAGGCAGCGCGTGAGCTCGAAGAGTATTTTGCGAAAGAACGCAAGAGTTTTGAGGTGCCGTTAGCTCCCGATGGAACAGATTTTCAATTGGCGGTCTGGGATTCACTCAAAGATATTCCTTTTGGCTATACCACCACCTACGGAGCTATTTCTAAAATCGTGGGACCGGGCGCACCGGCACAAGCTGTGGGTCAGGCGGTAGGTCATAATAAGGTTTCTATTTTTATTCCCTGCCACCGGGTTCTCTCAGCAGATGGCAAGCTGACCGGTTACGCGGGAGGGGTAGAACGCAAGCAGTATCTTCTTGATCTAGAAGCACCCAGCGCCGCAGAAGAAGGGCGTCTGTTCTAG
- a CDS encoding glycerol-3-phosphate dehydrogenase/oxidase gives MYTTRFAHASHLNAASRQQAFDAMTDDEGVDILIIGGGVTGAGIALDAATRGLRTAIIDAGDWATGTSAWSSKLVHGGLRYLYNLDFKLVAEALKERGLLLEKTAPHLVKAQPFLWPLKMPVIERAYSAVGIGMYDAMAYAGTRGRRTVPTQKHFSKKGALKIFPDIKNDVFTGAIQFYDARVDDTRLVIDLVRTAAGYGALAASRVKLTNVTKNNLGTVIGAEVLNRETGDTATIKAKHIINATGVWTEETQSIANQDAGLEVLASKGIHILVPRDRIKATSGIFTMTEKSVLFIIPWQRYWIIGTTDTPYTEDINNPVATSKDIQYVLDEANRLLDNELTADDIIGTYAGLRPLLQPKLKEGSEASSTKVSREHTVTEIAPGMSAIAGGKLTTYRVMAKDAVDFALGETAKYRPCVTESIELVGATGYRAAEAARSSIAQAQGWNDERMTHLLERYGAEIHDLLALIKENPELGKPLEHAPQFLRADVVFGVRYEGALHLEDILIRRVRLDLEQRDRGLTSAEEIIALMSEELGWDAATEQHELDTYRARVEAIAAAETETTDRAATAHLSNAETVVG, from the coding sequence GTGTACACCACACGTTTCGCCCACGCAAGCCACCTCAACGCAGCTTCACGCCAGCAAGCATTTGACGCCATGACTGATGATGAAGGCGTGGATATTCTGATCATTGGCGGCGGTGTTACCGGCGCTGGCATCGCCCTGGATGCAGCCACCCGCGGGTTACGCACCGCCATTATTGACGCCGGCGATTGGGCAACCGGAACCAGCGCCTGGTCATCAAAGCTAGTTCACGGCGGTCTGCGCTACCTCTATAACCTTGACTTCAAGCTCGTAGCAGAGGCCCTCAAAGAACGTGGTCTTCTGCTAGAGAAAACAGCTCCCCACCTGGTCAAAGCTCAGCCTTTCCTCTGGCCCCTGAAAATGCCCGTGATTGAACGTGCCTACTCGGCCGTTGGAATCGGTATGTACGACGCTATGGCTTATGCAGGTACCCGCGGGCGTCGCACCGTACCCACCCAGAAGCACTTCAGTAAAAAGGGTGCCCTCAAAATCTTCCCCGACATCAAAAACGATGTGTTTACCGGCGCCATTCAGTTCTACGATGCCCGTGTTGATGACACCCGCCTAGTCATCGACCTGGTGCGCACCGCAGCGGGCTACGGTGCTCTGGCGGCTTCTCGCGTCAAGCTCACCAACGTCACCAAAAATAACCTGGGCACCGTCATTGGTGCCGAAGTGCTCAACCGAGAAACCGGTGACACCGCCACTATTAAGGCAAAACACATCATCAACGCCACCGGTGTATGGACAGAAGAAACCCAGTCTATTGCCAACCAGGACGCGGGGCTGGAAGTGCTCGCGTCTAAGGGCATTCACATTCTGGTACCGCGCGATCGCATCAAAGCAACCAGCGGCATCTTCACCATGACAGAAAAATCCGTGCTGTTCATTATTCCCTGGCAACGATACTGGATTATCGGCACCACCGACACGCCCTACACCGAAGACATTAACAACCCGGTAGCTACGTCAAAGGACATTCAGTACGTTCTTGATGAAGCCAACCGCCTGCTGGATAACGAACTAACTGCCGACGATATTATCGGCACCTACGCCGGTTTGCGTCCGCTTCTGCAGCCCAAGCTCAAAGAAGGTTCAGAGGCATCTTCTACCAAGGTTTCACGCGAACATACCGTTACCGAGATTGCGCCGGGAATGAGCGCCATCGCCGGCGGCAAGCTCACCACCTACCGCGTCATGGCTAAGGACGCCGTTGATTTCGCTCTCGGAGAGACCGCCAAGTACCGCCCCTGCGTCACCGAATCTATCGAGCTGGTGGGCGCAACCGGTTATCGTGCCGCTGAAGCAGCGCGCTCATCCATCGCCCAGGCACAGGGCTGGAACGATGAGCGCATGACCCACCTGCTCGAACGCTACGGCGCTGAGATCCACGATCTGCTGGCGCTCATTAAAGAGAACCCCGAACTGGGCAAGCCCCTTGAGCACGCACCCCAGTTCCTGCGCGCTGACGTCGTTTTCGGCGTGCGCTACGAAGGTGCCCTGCACCTTGAAGATATCTTGATTCGCCGCGTCCGCCTTGATCTTGAGCAGCGTGACCGTGGCCTAACAAGCGCCGAAGAAATTATCGCCCTCATGAGCGAAGAACTCGGTTGGGACGCCGCCACCGAACAGCACGAGCTAGATACCTACCGCGCCCGTGTGGAGGCTATTGCCGCAGCTGAAACCGAGACCACTGACCGCGCAGCAACCGCTCACCTGAGCAACGCAGAAACTGTAGTTGGCTAA
- a CDS encoding alpha-ketoglutarate-dependent dioxygenase AlkB yields MPLPDWLTQLEQKAITDAYSPDFAPSGPQLPGSEVKQWAQQYTPDVALVNYYSPQVSMGMHQEQERSSTPVVSLSIGNSAFFRAGNTENRNQPFTDRFVVSFWGFVSFLAVPVGSCFMEFPRFLAVRYLTPSNGHGLMQGRFNLSTSRCEKPV; encoded by the coding sequence GTGCCCCTACCTGATTGGTTAACGCAGCTGGAGCAAAAGGCAATTACGGACGCCTACTCCCCAGACTTCGCTCCCAGCGGGCCGCAGCTGCCCGGTAGTGAGGTCAAGCAGTGGGCGCAACAGTACACTCCCGATGTTGCTCTCGTGAACTATTACTCACCGCAGGTATCTATGGGTATGCACCAAGAGCAGGAACGCTCTAGCACTCCGGTAGTTTCTCTTTCTATTGGCAACTCAGCATTTTTTAGGGCGGGAAACACCGAGAACAGAAACCAGCCCTTTACAGACAGATTTGTTGTTAGCTTCTGGGGATTTGTTAGTTTTTTGGCGGTCCCAGTAGGTTCATGTTTCATGGAGTTCCCAAGATTCTTAGCGGTTCGCTACCTGACTCCCTCGAACGGGCACGGTTTGATGCAGGGGCGATTCAACCTCTCAACCTCACGTTGCGAGAAACCGGTTTGA
- a CDS encoding ABC-ATPase domain-containing protein has translation MATASSLKNRLQALDGKPYGALRSLTGSYTFDGFTLRIDQVQSDPYAPPSRVRLIVPLPSTQLPSEVLETRQQQVAVRDFIARDIADAVAHGPREFGFVAPGQEILNRSSVVVTDEVLEVRLTFAFPAAGRRVKGRLAAELLTEELADLVRYSALGADLEVVKLREHVATYTDFLWIQRQLEERGLVAFVANGSALARSSGASDTPSQRNVPFTSPDSLSTSLTTPSGRRLTGLGIGQGITLIVGGGYHGKSTLLQAIERGVYAHVPGDGREFVVTASAAVSVRAEDGRSVAGVDISPFIAGLPGGVSTEVFSTANASGSTSQAAGIAEALEIGSDLLLIDEDTSATNFMIRDEAMRALINASHEPITPFVDRVRGLYEGVGVSTVMVVGGSGAFFGLADTVIALTEYVPSDVTARAHEIAGSSPITRSSGDTDFWVDYLRELPRSPRGLGMGNVRKPPRAKGLQTIQVDRQEIDVRALSQLTDAAQTQAIARALLLVEKKLAHDMSLARAVHETCGDLEVKDLDILAPARGDMAAPRASELMGAISRWRGIK, from the coding sequence ATGGCTACAGCTTCTTCACTCAAAAACCGTCTGCAAGCCCTCGACGGCAAGCCCTATGGGGCGCTTAGATCTCTCACCGGCAGCTACACTTTTGATGGTTTCACCCTGCGCATCGATCAGGTACAGTCTGATCCTTACGCTCCGCCCTCGCGCGTCCGGCTGATAGTGCCTCTACCCAGCACTCAGCTGCCCAGCGAAGTGCTTGAAACTCGACAGCAGCAGGTAGCGGTGCGGGATTTTATTGCCCGTGATATAGCGGACGCGGTTGCCCACGGTCCTCGTGAGTTTGGCTTTGTGGCACCGGGGCAAGAGATTCTTAATCGTTCCTCGGTAGTTGTTACAGATGAGGTATTGGAAGTTCGTCTAACTTTCGCTTTCCCCGCTGCAGGTAGGCGCGTCAAAGGGCGCCTTGCAGCTGAACTTCTCACCGAAGAGCTAGCTGATCTGGTGCGGTACTCAGCGCTGGGTGCTGATCTTGAGGTGGTAAAGCTACGGGAGCATGTTGCCACCTACACCGATTTTCTGTGGATTCAGCGGCAGCTTGAGGAACGCGGTTTAGTTGCTTTTGTTGCCAATGGTTCGGCGCTGGCGCGGTCTAGCGGTGCTAGTGATACTCCTTCGCAGCGTAATGTGCCTTTCACTAGCCCCGATTCACTCTCTACCAGTCTCACCACGCCTTCAGGCAGAAGGCTGACAGGTCTGGGAATTGGACAGGGCATCACCCTGATTGTGGGTGGCGGCTACCACGGCAAATCTACCCTTTTGCAGGCGATTGAACGCGGTGTTTATGCCCATGTTCCCGGCGATGGACGCGAGTTTGTGGTTACGGCATCGGCTGCGGTAAGTGTGCGAGCTGAGGACGGACGCAGCGTGGCGGGTGTTGATATTTCCCCCTTTATTGCGGGTTTGCCGGGCGGGGTGTCCACTGAGGTTTTCTCAACGGCTAATGCTTCAGGGTCAACGTCTCAGGCAGCTGGCATCGCTGAGGCTTTGGAGATCGGTAGCGACCTGTTGCTGATTGATGAGGATACCTCAGCTACTAACTTCATGATTCGCGACGAGGCGATGCGAGCGCTTATTAATGCCAGCCACGAGCCGATTACGCCCTTCGTTGATCGGGTGCGGGGCTTGTATGAGGGGGTGGGTGTTTCAACCGTTATGGTGGTCGGTGGCTCGGGTGCTTTCTTTGGGTTGGCTGATACGGTGATTGCTCTCACGGAGTATGTTCCGTCTGATGTGACGGCGCGGGCTCATGAAATAGCGGGGTCGTCCCCTATTACCCGCAGCAGTGGAGATACCGACTTCTGGGTTGATTATCTGAGGGAGCTGCCGCGTTCACCCCGCGGTTTGGGCATGGGTAATGTGCGTAAGCCTCCCCGTGCTAAGGGGCTTCAGACTATTCAGGTAGATAGACAAGAGATTGATGTGCGGGCGCTCAGTCAGCTGACAGATGCCGCTCAAACTCAGGCAATAGCACGGGCGTTGCTCCTGGTGGAGAAGAAGCTAGCGCACGACATGTCCCTCGCGCGAGCTGTCCATGAAACCTGCGGTGACCTTGAGGTGAAGGATCTGGATATCCTGGCGCCAGCCCGCGGCGATATGGCAGCTCCCCGCGCGTCCGAACTTATGGGCGCTATCAGCAGGTGGCGTGGAATCAAGTAA